The Sander lucioperca isolate FBNREF2018 chromosome 15, SLUC_FBN_1.2, whole genome shotgun sequence genome window below encodes:
- the pax2a gene encoding paired box protein Pax-2a isoform X1 codes for MDIHCKADPFSAMHLSHAGHGGVNQLGGVFVNGRPLPDVVRQRIVELAHQGVRPCDISRQLRVSHGCVSKILGRYYETGSIKPGVIGGSKPKVATPKVVDKIADYKRQNPTMFAWEIRDRLLAEGVCDNDTVPSVSSINRIIRTKVQQQFHPSPDGSVTPLSTPGHTIVPSTASPPVTSASNDPVGSYSINGILGIPRSNGEKRKRDDVLWSGNHLDGRKIGHYGSDGSGPGSDSQGSVESLRKHLRADAFTQQQLEALDRVFERPSYPDVFPTSEHIKPEQANEYSLPSLNAGLDDVKPSLSTSASSDLTSSVSQSYSVVTDSHPSYPPSMCVKREPHEASFAPFTPSSVEDSTLADILSHQSSLSVDASTPSYPAHAHGHCYSQYASQPFIAGRDMASTTLPGYPPHVPPTGQGSYPTSTLAGMVPGGDFSGNPYSHPQYTTYNEAWRFSNPALLMPHPVAPHLPLLPLPTTATSYYGDQFKLQGQGFGLHIVPV; via the exons ATGGATATTCACTGCAAAGCGGACCCCTTCTCGGCGATGCACC TGTCCCACGCAGGGCACGGCGGTGTGAACCAACTCGGCGGGGTGTTTGTGAACGGCAGACCCCTCCCGGACGTGGTGAGGCAGCGGATCGTGGAGCTGGCCCACCAGGGCGTCCGTCCCTGCGACATCTCCAGACAGCTACGGGTCAGTCACGGCTGTGTCAGCAAAATCCTCGGCAG GTACTACGAAACCGGCAGTATTAAACCCGGAGTCATTGGTGGCTCCAAACCAAAGGTTGCAACTCCGAAAGTGGTGGATAAAATTGCTGACTATAAGCGCCAGAATCCAACCATGTTCGCTTGGGAGATAAGGGACCGACTACTGGCTGAGGGCGTCTGCGACAACGACACTGTCCCCAGCGTTTCATCCATCAACAG GATTATCCGCACCAAAGTCCAGCAGCAATTCCACCCGTCCCCTGACGGATCTGTTACGCCGCTCTCCACGCCCGGCCACACCATAG TGCCCAGCACCGCCTCACCCCCTGTGACCAGCGCCTCCAACGATCCCGTAGGATCCTACTCCATCAACGGCATTCTGGGTATCCCCCGCTCCAACGGCGAGAAGAGGAAACGAGACGATG TTCTCTGGAGTGGCAACCACTTGGATGGAAGGAAAATAGGACATT ATGGCTCAGATGGCTCAGGCCCGGGCAGCGACTCTCAGGGCAGTGTGGAGAGTTTAAGGAAGCACCTGCGAGCAGACGCCTTCACCCAGCAGCAGCTGGAGGCCCTGGACCGTGTGTTTGAACGTCCTTCTTACCCTGATGTCTTCCCCACTTCAGAACACATCAAACCTGAACAG GCGAATGAGTACTCACTCCCATCCCTGAACGCCGGCCTGGATGATGTGAAGCCGAGCCTTTCCACCAGCGCCAGCTCCGACCTCACCTCCAGTGTCTCCCAGAGTTACTCTGTTGTGACAG ACTCTCACCCATCATATCCACCTTCCATGTGTGTAAAGCGAGAGCCCCATGAGGCATCCTTTGCCCCCTTCACCCCCTCCTCTGTTGAAGACTCTACTCTAGCAGACATCTTGTCCCACCAGTCCAGCCTCTCTGTAGATGCCTCTACTCCCAGCTACCCTGCCCATGCCCACGGCCACTGCTACAGCCAGTATGCCAGCCAGCCCTTTATAGCAG GTCGAGACATGGCCAGTACCACTTTACCTGGCTACCCGCCTCATGTCCCCCCCACAGGACAAGGCAGCTACCCCACCTCCACACTCGCTGGAATGGTTCCTG GAGGGGACTTTTCTGGAAACCCTTACTCTCATCCACAATACACCACTTACAACGAAGCATGGCGGTTCAGCAATCCAGCATTACTAA TGCCGCATCCCGTGGCTCCGCACCTCCCACTGCTGCCACTGCCTACGACCGCCACTAGTTACTATGGAGACCAGTTCAAACTGCAGGGCCAGGGCTTCGGCCTCCACATTGTCCCTGTCTAA
- the pax2a gene encoding paired box protein Pax-2a isoform X3, which yields MDIHCKADPFSAMHLSHAGHGGVNQLGGVFVNGRPLPDVVRQRIVELAHQGVRPCDISRQLRVSHGCVSKILGRYYETGSIKPGVIGGSKPKVATPKVVDKIADYKRQNPTMFAWEIRDRLLAEGVCDNDTVPSVSSINRIIRTKVQQQFHPSPDGSVTPLSTPGHTIVPSTASPPVTSASNDPVGSYSINGILGIPRSNGEKRKRDDVLWSGNHLDGRKIGHYGSDGSGPGSDSQGSVESLRKHLRADAFTQQQLEALDRVFERPSYPDVFPTSEHIKPEQANEYSLPSLNAGLDDVKPSLSTSASSDLTSSVSQSYSVVTDSHPSYPPSMCVKREPHEASFAPFTPSSVEDSTLADILSHQSSLSVDASTPSYPAHAHGHCYSQYASQPFIAGRDMASTTLPGYPPHVPPTGQGSYPTSTLAGMVPGGDFSGNPYSHPQYTTYNEAWRFSNPALLSSPYYYSAASRGSAPPTAATAYDRH from the exons ATGGATATTCACTGCAAAGCGGACCCCTTCTCGGCGATGCACC TGTCCCACGCAGGGCACGGCGGTGTGAACCAACTCGGCGGGGTGTTTGTGAACGGCAGACCCCTCCCGGACGTGGTGAGGCAGCGGATCGTGGAGCTGGCCCACCAGGGCGTCCGTCCCTGCGACATCTCCAGACAGCTACGGGTCAGTCACGGCTGTGTCAGCAAAATCCTCGGCAG GTACTACGAAACCGGCAGTATTAAACCCGGAGTCATTGGTGGCTCCAAACCAAAGGTTGCAACTCCGAAAGTGGTGGATAAAATTGCTGACTATAAGCGCCAGAATCCAACCATGTTCGCTTGGGAGATAAGGGACCGACTACTGGCTGAGGGCGTCTGCGACAACGACACTGTCCCCAGCGTTTCATCCATCAACAG GATTATCCGCACCAAAGTCCAGCAGCAATTCCACCCGTCCCCTGACGGATCTGTTACGCCGCTCTCCACGCCCGGCCACACCATAG TGCCCAGCACCGCCTCACCCCCTGTGACCAGCGCCTCCAACGATCCCGTAGGATCCTACTCCATCAACGGCATTCTGGGTATCCCCCGCTCCAACGGCGAGAAGAGGAAACGAGACGATG TTCTCTGGAGTGGCAACCACTTGGATGGAAGGAAAATAGGACATT ATGGCTCAGATGGCTCAGGCCCGGGCAGCGACTCTCAGGGCAGTGTGGAGAGTTTAAGGAAGCACCTGCGAGCAGACGCCTTCACCCAGCAGCAGCTGGAGGCCCTGGACCGTGTGTTTGAACGTCCTTCTTACCCTGATGTCTTCCCCACTTCAGAACACATCAAACCTGAACAG GCGAATGAGTACTCACTCCCATCCCTGAACGCCGGCCTGGATGATGTGAAGCCGAGCCTTTCCACCAGCGCCAGCTCCGACCTCACCTCCAGTGTCTCCCAGAGTTACTCTGTTGTGACAG ACTCTCACCCATCATATCCACCTTCCATGTGTGTAAAGCGAGAGCCCCATGAGGCATCCTTTGCCCCCTTCACCCCCTCCTCTGTTGAAGACTCTACTCTAGCAGACATCTTGTCCCACCAGTCCAGCCTCTCTGTAGATGCCTCTACTCCCAGCTACCCTGCCCATGCCCACGGCCACTGCTACAGCCAGTATGCCAGCCAGCCCTTTATAGCAG GTCGAGACATGGCCAGTACCACTTTACCTGGCTACCCGCCTCATGTCCCCCCCACAGGACAAGGCAGCTACCCCACCTCCACACTCGCTGGAATGGTTCCTG GAGGGGACTTTTCTGGAAACCCTTACTCTCATCCACAATACACCACTTACAACGAAGCATGGCGGTTCAGCAATCCAGCATTACTAA GTTCCCCTTATTATTATAGTGCCGCATCCCGTGGCTCCGCACCTCCCACTGCTGCCACTGCCTACGACCGCCACTAG
- the pax2a gene encoding paired box protein Pax-2a isoform X7: MDIHCKADPFSAMHRHGGVNQLGGVFVNGRPLPDVVRQRIVELAHQGVRPCDISRQLRVSHGCVSKILGRYYETGSIKPGVIGGSKPKVATPKVVDKIADYKRQNPTMFAWEIRDRLLAEGVCDNDTVPSVSSINRIIRTKVQQQFHPSPDGSVTPLSTPGHTIVPSTASPPVTSASNDPVGSYSINGILGIPRSNGEKRKRDDVLWSGNHLDGRKIGHYGSDGSGPGSDSQGSVESLRKHLRADAFTQQQLEALDRVFERPSYPDVFPTSEHIKPEQANEYSLPSLNAGLDDVKPSLSTSASSDLTSSVSQSYSVVTGRDMASTTLPGYPPHVPPTGQGSYPTSTLAGMVPGGDFSGNPYSHPQYTTYNEAWRFSNPALLSSPYYYSAASRGSAPPTAATAYDRH, encoded by the exons ATGGATATTCACTGCAAAGCGGACCCCTTCTCGGCGATGCACC GGCACGGCGGTGTGAACCAACTCGGCGGGGTGTTTGTGAACGGCAGACCCCTCCCGGACGTGGTGAGGCAGCGGATCGTGGAGCTGGCCCACCAGGGCGTCCGTCCCTGCGACATCTCCAGACAGCTACGGGTCAGTCACGGCTGTGTCAGCAAAATCCTCGGCAG GTACTACGAAACCGGCAGTATTAAACCCGGAGTCATTGGTGGCTCCAAACCAAAGGTTGCAACTCCGAAAGTGGTGGATAAAATTGCTGACTATAAGCGCCAGAATCCAACCATGTTCGCTTGGGAGATAAGGGACCGACTACTGGCTGAGGGCGTCTGCGACAACGACACTGTCCCCAGCGTTTCATCCATCAACAG GATTATCCGCACCAAAGTCCAGCAGCAATTCCACCCGTCCCCTGACGGATCTGTTACGCCGCTCTCCACGCCCGGCCACACCATAG TGCCCAGCACCGCCTCACCCCCTGTGACCAGCGCCTCCAACGATCCCGTAGGATCCTACTCCATCAACGGCATTCTGGGTATCCCCCGCTCCAACGGCGAGAAGAGGAAACGAGACGATG TTCTCTGGAGTGGCAACCACTTGGATGGAAGGAAAATAGGACATT ATGGCTCAGATGGCTCAGGCCCGGGCAGCGACTCTCAGGGCAGTGTGGAGAGTTTAAGGAAGCACCTGCGAGCAGACGCCTTCACCCAGCAGCAGCTGGAGGCCCTGGACCGTGTGTTTGAACGTCCTTCTTACCCTGATGTCTTCCCCACTTCAGAACACATCAAACCTGAACAG GCGAATGAGTACTCACTCCCATCCCTGAACGCCGGCCTGGATGATGTGAAGCCGAGCCTTTCCACCAGCGCCAGCTCCGACCTCACCTCCAGTGTCTCCCAGAGTTACTCTGTTGTGACAG GTCGAGACATGGCCAGTACCACTTTACCTGGCTACCCGCCTCATGTCCCCCCCACAGGACAAGGCAGCTACCCCACCTCCACACTCGCTGGAATGGTTCCTG GAGGGGACTTTTCTGGAAACCCTTACTCTCATCCACAATACACCACTTACAACGAAGCATGGCGGTTCAGCAATCCAGCATTACTAA GTTCCCCTTATTATTATAGTGCCGCATCCCGTGGCTCCGCACCTCCCACTGCTGCCACTGCCTACGACCGCCACTAG
- the pax2a gene encoding paired box protein Pax-2a isoform X4, which yields MDIHCKADPFSAMHLSHAGHGGVNQLGGVFVNGRPLPDVVRQRIVELAHQGVRPCDISRQLRVSHGCVSKILGRYYETGSIKPGVIGGSKPKVATPKVVDKIADYKRQNPTMFAWEIRDRLLAEGVCDNDTVPSVSSINRIIRTKVQQQFHPSPDGSVTPLSTPGHTIVPSTASPPVTSASNDPVGSYSINGILGIPRSNGEKRKRDDVLWSGNHLDGRKIGHYGSDGSGPGSDSQGSVESLRKHLRADAFTQQQLEALDRVFERPSYPDVFPTSEHIKPEQANEYSLPSLNAGLDDVKPSLSTSASSDLTSSVSQSYSVVTGRDMASTTLPGYPPHVPPTGQGSYPTSTLAGMVPGGDFSGNPYSHPQYTTYNEAWRFSNPALLMPHPVAPHLPLLPLPTTATSYYGDQFKLQGQGFGLHIVPV from the exons ATGGATATTCACTGCAAAGCGGACCCCTTCTCGGCGATGCACC TGTCCCACGCAGGGCACGGCGGTGTGAACCAACTCGGCGGGGTGTTTGTGAACGGCAGACCCCTCCCGGACGTGGTGAGGCAGCGGATCGTGGAGCTGGCCCACCAGGGCGTCCGTCCCTGCGACATCTCCAGACAGCTACGGGTCAGTCACGGCTGTGTCAGCAAAATCCTCGGCAG GTACTACGAAACCGGCAGTATTAAACCCGGAGTCATTGGTGGCTCCAAACCAAAGGTTGCAACTCCGAAAGTGGTGGATAAAATTGCTGACTATAAGCGCCAGAATCCAACCATGTTCGCTTGGGAGATAAGGGACCGACTACTGGCTGAGGGCGTCTGCGACAACGACACTGTCCCCAGCGTTTCATCCATCAACAG GATTATCCGCACCAAAGTCCAGCAGCAATTCCACCCGTCCCCTGACGGATCTGTTACGCCGCTCTCCACGCCCGGCCACACCATAG TGCCCAGCACCGCCTCACCCCCTGTGACCAGCGCCTCCAACGATCCCGTAGGATCCTACTCCATCAACGGCATTCTGGGTATCCCCCGCTCCAACGGCGAGAAGAGGAAACGAGACGATG TTCTCTGGAGTGGCAACCACTTGGATGGAAGGAAAATAGGACATT ATGGCTCAGATGGCTCAGGCCCGGGCAGCGACTCTCAGGGCAGTGTGGAGAGTTTAAGGAAGCACCTGCGAGCAGACGCCTTCACCCAGCAGCAGCTGGAGGCCCTGGACCGTGTGTTTGAACGTCCTTCTTACCCTGATGTCTTCCCCACTTCAGAACACATCAAACCTGAACAG GCGAATGAGTACTCACTCCCATCCCTGAACGCCGGCCTGGATGATGTGAAGCCGAGCCTTTCCACCAGCGCCAGCTCCGACCTCACCTCCAGTGTCTCCCAGAGTTACTCTGTTGTGACAG GTCGAGACATGGCCAGTACCACTTTACCTGGCTACCCGCCTCATGTCCCCCCCACAGGACAAGGCAGCTACCCCACCTCCACACTCGCTGGAATGGTTCCTG GAGGGGACTTTTCTGGAAACCCTTACTCTCATCCACAATACACCACTTACAACGAAGCATGGCGGTTCAGCAATCCAGCATTACTAA TGCCGCATCCCGTGGCTCCGCACCTCCCACTGCTGCCACTGCCTACGACCGCCACTAGTTACTATGGAGACCAGTTCAAACTGCAGGGCCAGGGCTTCGGCCTCCACATTGTCCCTGTCTAA
- the pax2a gene encoding paired box protein Pax-2a isoform X5 encodes MDIHCKADPFSAMHRHGGVNQLGGVFVNGRPLPDVVRQRIVELAHQGVRPCDISRQLRVSHGCVSKILGRYYETGSIKPGVIGGSKPKVATPKVVDKIADYKRQNPTMFAWEIRDRLLAEGVCDNDTVPSVSSINRIIRTKVQQQFHPSPDGSVTPLSTPGHTIVPSTASPPVTSASNDPVGSYSINGILGIPRSNGEKRKRDDVLWSGNHLDGRKIGHYGSDGSGPGSDSQGSVESLRKHLRADAFTQQQLEALDRVFERPSYPDVFPTSEHIKPEQANEYSLPSLNAGLDDVKPSLSTSASSDLTSSVSQSYSVVTGRDMASTTLPGYPPHVPPTGQGSYPTSTLAGMVPGGDFSGNPYSHPQYTTYNEAWRFSNPALLMPHPVAPHLPLLPLPTTATSYYGDQFKLQGQGFGLHIVPV; translated from the exons ATGGATATTCACTGCAAAGCGGACCCCTTCTCGGCGATGCACC GGCACGGCGGTGTGAACCAACTCGGCGGGGTGTTTGTGAACGGCAGACCCCTCCCGGACGTGGTGAGGCAGCGGATCGTGGAGCTGGCCCACCAGGGCGTCCGTCCCTGCGACATCTCCAGACAGCTACGGGTCAGTCACGGCTGTGTCAGCAAAATCCTCGGCAG GTACTACGAAACCGGCAGTATTAAACCCGGAGTCATTGGTGGCTCCAAACCAAAGGTTGCAACTCCGAAAGTGGTGGATAAAATTGCTGACTATAAGCGCCAGAATCCAACCATGTTCGCTTGGGAGATAAGGGACCGACTACTGGCTGAGGGCGTCTGCGACAACGACACTGTCCCCAGCGTTTCATCCATCAACAG GATTATCCGCACCAAAGTCCAGCAGCAATTCCACCCGTCCCCTGACGGATCTGTTACGCCGCTCTCCACGCCCGGCCACACCATAG TGCCCAGCACCGCCTCACCCCCTGTGACCAGCGCCTCCAACGATCCCGTAGGATCCTACTCCATCAACGGCATTCTGGGTATCCCCCGCTCCAACGGCGAGAAGAGGAAACGAGACGATG TTCTCTGGAGTGGCAACCACTTGGATGGAAGGAAAATAGGACATT ATGGCTCAGATGGCTCAGGCCCGGGCAGCGACTCTCAGGGCAGTGTGGAGAGTTTAAGGAAGCACCTGCGAGCAGACGCCTTCACCCAGCAGCAGCTGGAGGCCCTGGACCGTGTGTTTGAACGTCCTTCTTACCCTGATGTCTTCCCCACTTCAGAACACATCAAACCTGAACAG GCGAATGAGTACTCACTCCCATCCCTGAACGCCGGCCTGGATGATGTGAAGCCGAGCCTTTCCACCAGCGCCAGCTCCGACCTCACCTCCAGTGTCTCCCAGAGTTACTCTGTTGTGACAG GTCGAGACATGGCCAGTACCACTTTACCTGGCTACCCGCCTCATGTCCCCCCCACAGGACAAGGCAGCTACCCCACCTCCACACTCGCTGGAATGGTTCCTG GAGGGGACTTTTCTGGAAACCCTTACTCTCATCCACAATACACCACTTACAACGAAGCATGGCGGTTCAGCAATCCAGCATTACTAA TGCCGCATCCCGTGGCTCCGCACCTCCCACTGCTGCCACTGCCTACGACCGCCACTAGTTACTATGGAGACCAGTTCAAACTGCAGGGCCAGGGCTTCGGCCTCCACATTGTCCCTGTCTAA
- the pax2a gene encoding paired box protein Pax-2a isoform X6 — MDIHCKADPFSAMHLSHAGHGGVNQLGGVFVNGRPLPDVVRQRIVELAHQGVRPCDISRQLRVSHGCVSKILGRYYETGSIKPGVIGGSKPKVATPKVVDKIADYKRQNPTMFAWEIRDRLLAEGVCDNDTVPSVSSINRIIRTKVQQQFHPSPDGSVTPLSTPGHTIVPSTASPPVTSASNDPVGSYSINGILGIPRSNGEKRKRDDVLWSGNHLDGRKIGHYGSDGSGPGSDSQGSVESLRKHLRADAFTQQQLEALDRVFERPSYPDVFPTSEHIKPEQANEYSLPSLNAGLDDVKPSLSTSASSDLTSSVSQSYSVVTGRDMASTTLPGYPPHVPPTGQGSYPTSTLAGMVPGGDFSGNPYSHPQYTTYNEAWRFSNPALLSSPYYYSAASRGSAPPTAATAYDRH, encoded by the exons ATGGATATTCACTGCAAAGCGGACCCCTTCTCGGCGATGCACC TGTCCCACGCAGGGCACGGCGGTGTGAACCAACTCGGCGGGGTGTTTGTGAACGGCAGACCCCTCCCGGACGTGGTGAGGCAGCGGATCGTGGAGCTGGCCCACCAGGGCGTCCGTCCCTGCGACATCTCCAGACAGCTACGGGTCAGTCACGGCTGTGTCAGCAAAATCCTCGGCAG GTACTACGAAACCGGCAGTATTAAACCCGGAGTCATTGGTGGCTCCAAACCAAAGGTTGCAACTCCGAAAGTGGTGGATAAAATTGCTGACTATAAGCGCCAGAATCCAACCATGTTCGCTTGGGAGATAAGGGACCGACTACTGGCTGAGGGCGTCTGCGACAACGACACTGTCCCCAGCGTTTCATCCATCAACAG GATTATCCGCACCAAAGTCCAGCAGCAATTCCACCCGTCCCCTGACGGATCTGTTACGCCGCTCTCCACGCCCGGCCACACCATAG TGCCCAGCACCGCCTCACCCCCTGTGACCAGCGCCTCCAACGATCCCGTAGGATCCTACTCCATCAACGGCATTCTGGGTATCCCCCGCTCCAACGGCGAGAAGAGGAAACGAGACGATG TTCTCTGGAGTGGCAACCACTTGGATGGAAGGAAAATAGGACATT ATGGCTCAGATGGCTCAGGCCCGGGCAGCGACTCTCAGGGCAGTGTGGAGAGTTTAAGGAAGCACCTGCGAGCAGACGCCTTCACCCAGCAGCAGCTGGAGGCCCTGGACCGTGTGTTTGAACGTCCTTCTTACCCTGATGTCTTCCCCACTTCAGAACACATCAAACCTGAACAG GCGAATGAGTACTCACTCCCATCCCTGAACGCCGGCCTGGATGATGTGAAGCCGAGCCTTTCCACCAGCGCCAGCTCCGACCTCACCTCCAGTGTCTCCCAGAGTTACTCTGTTGTGACAG GTCGAGACATGGCCAGTACCACTTTACCTGGCTACCCGCCTCATGTCCCCCCCACAGGACAAGGCAGCTACCCCACCTCCACACTCGCTGGAATGGTTCCTG GAGGGGACTTTTCTGGAAACCCTTACTCTCATCCACAATACACCACTTACAACGAAGCATGGCGGTTCAGCAATCCAGCATTACTAA GTTCCCCTTATTATTATAGTGCCGCATCCCGTGGCTCCGCACCTCCCACTGCTGCCACTGCCTACGACCGCCACTAG
- the pax2a gene encoding paired box protein Pax-2a isoform X2 codes for MDIHCKADPFSAMHRHGGVNQLGGVFVNGRPLPDVVRQRIVELAHQGVRPCDISRQLRVSHGCVSKILGRYYETGSIKPGVIGGSKPKVATPKVVDKIADYKRQNPTMFAWEIRDRLLAEGVCDNDTVPSVSSINRIIRTKVQQQFHPSPDGSVTPLSTPGHTIVPSTASPPVTSASNDPVGSYSINGILGIPRSNGEKRKRDDVLWSGNHLDGRKIGHYGSDGSGPGSDSQGSVESLRKHLRADAFTQQQLEALDRVFERPSYPDVFPTSEHIKPEQANEYSLPSLNAGLDDVKPSLSTSASSDLTSSVSQSYSVVTDSHPSYPPSMCVKREPHEASFAPFTPSSVEDSTLADILSHQSSLSVDASTPSYPAHAHGHCYSQYASQPFIAGRDMASTTLPGYPPHVPPTGQGSYPTSTLAGMVPGGDFSGNPYSHPQYTTYNEAWRFSNPALLMPHPVAPHLPLLPLPTTATSYYGDQFKLQGQGFGLHIVPV; via the exons ATGGATATTCACTGCAAAGCGGACCCCTTCTCGGCGATGCACC GGCACGGCGGTGTGAACCAACTCGGCGGGGTGTTTGTGAACGGCAGACCCCTCCCGGACGTGGTGAGGCAGCGGATCGTGGAGCTGGCCCACCAGGGCGTCCGTCCCTGCGACATCTCCAGACAGCTACGGGTCAGTCACGGCTGTGTCAGCAAAATCCTCGGCAG GTACTACGAAACCGGCAGTATTAAACCCGGAGTCATTGGTGGCTCCAAACCAAAGGTTGCAACTCCGAAAGTGGTGGATAAAATTGCTGACTATAAGCGCCAGAATCCAACCATGTTCGCTTGGGAGATAAGGGACCGACTACTGGCTGAGGGCGTCTGCGACAACGACACTGTCCCCAGCGTTTCATCCATCAACAG GATTATCCGCACCAAAGTCCAGCAGCAATTCCACCCGTCCCCTGACGGATCTGTTACGCCGCTCTCCACGCCCGGCCACACCATAG TGCCCAGCACCGCCTCACCCCCTGTGACCAGCGCCTCCAACGATCCCGTAGGATCCTACTCCATCAACGGCATTCTGGGTATCCCCCGCTCCAACGGCGAGAAGAGGAAACGAGACGATG TTCTCTGGAGTGGCAACCACTTGGATGGAAGGAAAATAGGACATT ATGGCTCAGATGGCTCAGGCCCGGGCAGCGACTCTCAGGGCAGTGTGGAGAGTTTAAGGAAGCACCTGCGAGCAGACGCCTTCACCCAGCAGCAGCTGGAGGCCCTGGACCGTGTGTTTGAACGTCCTTCTTACCCTGATGTCTTCCCCACTTCAGAACACATCAAACCTGAACAG GCGAATGAGTACTCACTCCCATCCCTGAACGCCGGCCTGGATGATGTGAAGCCGAGCCTTTCCACCAGCGCCAGCTCCGACCTCACCTCCAGTGTCTCCCAGAGTTACTCTGTTGTGACAG ACTCTCACCCATCATATCCACCTTCCATGTGTGTAAAGCGAGAGCCCCATGAGGCATCCTTTGCCCCCTTCACCCCCTCCTCTGTTGAAGACTCTACTCTAGCAGACATCTTGTCCCACCAGTCCAGCCTCTCTGTAGATGCCTCTACTCCCAGCTACCCTGCCCATGCCCACGGCCACTGCTACAGCCAGTATGCCAGCCAGCCCTTTATAGCAG GTCGAGACATGGCCAGTACCACTTTACCTGGCTACCCGCCTCATGTCCCCCCCACAGGACAAGGCAGCTACCCCACCTCCACACTCGCTGGAATGGTTCCTG GAGGGGACTTTTCTGGAAACCCTTACTCTCATCCACAATACACCACTTACAACGAAGCATGGCGGTTCAGCAATCCAGCATTACTAA TGCCGCATCCCGTGGCTCCGCACCTCCCACTGCTGCCACTGCCTACGACCGCCACTAGTTACTATGGAGACCAGTTCAAACTGCAGGGCCAGGGCTTCGGCCTCCACATTGTCCCTGTCTAA
- the pax2a gene encoding paired box protein Pax-2a isoform X8 — translation MFAWEIRDRLLAEGVCDNDTVPSVSSINRIIRTKVQQQFHPSPDGSVTPLSTPGHTIVPSTASPPVTSASNDPVGSYSINGILGIPRSNGEKRKRDDVLWSGNHLDGRKIGHYGSDGSGPGSDSQGSVESLRKHLRADAFTQQQLEALDRVFERPSYPDVFPTSEHIKPEQANEYSLPSLNAGLDDVKPSLSTSASSDLTSSVSQSYSVVTDSHPSYPPSMCVKREPHEASFAPFTPSSVEDSTLADILSHQSSLSVDASTPSYPAHAHGHCYSQYASQPFIAGRDMASTTLPGYPPHVPPTGQGSYPTSTLAGMVPGGDFSGNPYSHPQYTTYNEAWRFSNPALLMPHPVAPHLPLLPLPTTATSYYGDQFKLQGQGFGLHIVPV, via the exons ATGTTCGCTTGGGAGATAAGGGACCGACTACTGGCTGAGGGCGTCTGCGACAACGACACTGTCCCCAGCGTTTCATCCATCAACAG GATTATCCGCACCAAAGTCCAGCAGCAATTCCACCCGTCCCCTGACGGATCTGTTACGCCGCTCTCCACGCCCGGCCACACCATAG TGCCCAGCACCGCCTCACCCCCTGTGACCAGCGCCTCCAACGATCCCGTAGGATCCTACTCCATCAACGGCATTCTGGGTATCCCCCGCTCCAACGGCGAGAAGAGGAAACGAGACGATG TTCTCTGGAGTGGCAACCACTTGGATGGAAGGAAAATAGGACATT ATGGCTCAGATGGCTCAGGCCCGGGCAGCGACTCTCAGGGCAGTGTGGAGAGTTTAAGGAAGCACCTGCGAGCAGACGCCTTCACCCAGCAGCAGCTGGAGGCCCTGGACCGTGTGTTTGAACGTCCTTCTTACCCTGATGTCTTCCCCACTTCAGAACACATCAAACCTGAACAG GCGAATGAGTACTCACTCCCATCCCTGAACGCCGGCCTGGATGATGTGAAGCCGAGCCTTTCCACCAGCGCCAGCTCCGACCTCACCTCCAGTGTCTCCCAGAGTTACTCTGTTGTGACAG ACTCTCACCCATCATATCCACCTTCCATGTGTGTAAAGCGAGAGCCCCATGAGGCATCCTTTGCCCCCTTCACCCCCTCCTCTGTTGAAGACTCTACTCTAGCAGACATCTTGTCCCACCAGTCCAGCCTCTCTGTAGATGCCTCTACTCCCAGCTACCCTGCCCATGCCCACGGCCACTGCTACAGCCAGTATGCCAGCCAGCCCTTTATAGCAG GTCGAGACATGGCCAGTACCACTTTACCTGGCTACCCGCCTCATGTCCCCCCCACAGGACAAGGCAGCTACCCCACCTCCACACTCGCTGGAATGGTTCCTG GAGGGGACTTTTCTGGAAACCCTTACTCTCATCCACAATACACCACTTACAACGAAGCATGGCGGTTCAGCAATCCAGCATTACTAA TGCCGCATCCCGTGGCTCCGCACCTCCCACTGCTGCCACTGCCTACGACCGCCACTAGTTACTATGGAGACCAGTTCAAACTGCAGGGCCAGGGCTTCGGCCTCCACATTGTCCCTGTCTAA